The DNA window CGGCGGGGAGAGCAGTCGCCGCATTTCATCGTCGTTCATGTTTTCAGGAGTAGCGACAAACTCGCCGGTGGCCACCCGCTTCTTCAGCTTGCCGTCTTCAAACAGACGCTCGGCTTCGATCGGCAGCTTGCCGCCTTCTAAATGAGCGACCATCGCTTTAACGGCCAGTCCGCCCATGCCGACGGGATCCTGCAGGACAATCCCCTGCATCTGCCCTTCGCGAAGCGCCTTGACCATGCGGTCGTTCGGGTCGAAGCCGACGAACTTCACTTTGCCGGCCTTCCCTTCCCGTTCCAGGGCCAGCAGCGCGCCATGGGCGTTCGGTTCGCACACGGCGAACATGCCCGTGATGCGATCGCCTTCCTTGATGAGAATCTGCCGGGCGTTCTCGATCGAATCCTGCTGCGTGGTGCCCAGATACTGATCGTCGGAAAGAATGACCACGTCAGGGTATTCGTCGCGGAGAGCGTCAAGAAAGCCTTCTTCCCGCTGGGTCGTGCTTTCGCTGCCGGGCGTATACCGCAACAGCACCACGCCGCCGGTCCGCTCGCCGCCGGTTCCTGCCGCCGGCGTTCCGCCCGGCCCTTTGTCTGCCGGTTTGCAGCCTGGCAACAGTAGCAGCAGGGCGAACAGCGTCGCCACGGCACAGGAAGAACGCCAAGTCAGAGTACGCACAGCCATTCCCTTTCGACTTGAAAACGCCGGACTGCGTCGCTTAACGGGACGCCCCGGCGGCATGATTTCCTGGTGTTGAGAATTCAAGATCGAGAATTCAAAATCCAGTACGGAGATTTCCCACGCACGCCGGCGGCCAAAGAAAAGGCGACCGGCAGGCGCCGGCGGAACGCATCCGCCAGCACGGCTTTACGGTGAGAAAGACGACCTTCGTCGCCAACCCACGACGGGCCGAATGGCCCATCGTAAACGATTTCCCGGACGAAAGCATCCGTTTCCGTTCCCGCCGACGACGCCGCGACGGTCAGGACCGTGCGTCATCGCCCT is part of the Lignipirellula cremea genome and encodes:
- a CDS encoding substrate-binding domain-containing protein, with the protein product MRTLTWRSSCAVATLFALLLLLPGCKPADKGPGGTPAAGTGGERTGGVVLLRYTPGSESTTQREEGFLDALRDEYPDVVILSDDQYLGTTQQDSIENARQILIKEGDRITGMFAVCEPNAHGALLALEREGKAGKVKFVGFDPNDRMVKALREGQMQGIVLQDPVGMGGLAVKAMVAHLEGGKLPIEAERLFEDGKLKKRVATGEFVATPENMNDDEMRRLLSPPQHTGADYAPENAKYRIAVIPKGTTHEFWNSVRYGANAAAKELTAAGVPVEIIYKGPILESDRQGQISLMRQFINDGVDGICLAPLDSGAMAKPVEEAQTAGIPTVVFDSGLDAPPETYVSFVATDNVNGGALAAKCLAEALGVERTEQTKATK